The nucleotide sequence GGTATTTTACGTAACGGAGTTCTTTCGGTGGTATTTTCTGGATCTCGTGATCTTTCGatgctatgaaaccaatttttcCAAAATTAAACTAGGTCTGGTCAAATTTGCCCAATTTATTTTCGCAGGTCAAAACAACATCACCGAGGAAGTATTTTGTCCGGCCGAACGCGAGCATCGTCCAGCCATGGGATTCTTGCACAATAACGAGTAAACACCTGCATGTCCATGGCTATATTTAGGATCCTCCGTTTGGATTTCGATGTGTTAAGTGTTTGTGTCTCCGTGCCTTCCTATTTGGGGGTACAGTTACGCTGCAGGCACAGAAAGAGTACCCACCAGATATGCAATGCAGGGATAAGTTCTTGATTCAGAGCACGAAGGTGGCTGCCAGTACCGACATGGATGAGATCCCCCCTGATACGGTGAGCAAGAAATGCAGAACAGATTTGTAAAGGTTTAGCGTCACATTATCACTATAGTGAAATGATATCCACAGCCATATGCTATATGGTTACATATGCGCAGTTCAACAAGGAAACTGATAAGGTAATCGAGGAAATGAAGCTCAAGGTTGTTTACACAGCACCTAGTGGAGGTTCAGATGACTCTAGTGTGTCATCTTTAGGAAGCCGGAGCTTCAAAGCGGCATCTGACGATCTGACGGTGAGATTGTGGCAGTTCTGTTGTGATATGTATGCAGCTTGAGATCCACTTATAATTTTTCAGTTTAAACTCTTAATGTTGATCATTTGTTTGGCCGTACTTTTCAGATGCTGAAGAATGCAAGCATCGAAGAGGTAATTCCCTTTATCCCAACAATTCTTCACTTTTACTTTGGTACTTGATCGAAAAAGTGATGTTTAAGATTTTCCTCTGATGAATTTGTAGAACGAATAGTTCTGCTAACTTGAATATGATATGCTTTAAGCCTTTTATCATGATTATGTATTGTCCTGT is from Miscanthus floridulus cultivar M001 chromosome 7, ASM1932011v1, whole genome shotgun sequence and encodes:
- the LOC136464119 gene encoding vesicle-associated protein 2-1-like produces the protein MGGSGTLISVYPEELTFLFELEKPCYCNLKVVNNSEHHVAFKVKTTSPRKYFVRPNASIVQPWDSCTITITLQAQKEYPPDMQCRDKFLIQSTKVAASTDMDEIPPDTFNKETDKVIEEMKLKVVYTAPSGGSDDSSVSSLGSRSFKAASDDLTMLKNASIEEIQTIQRLKEERDNMLQQNQQMQRELDVLWRRRSRKGDAVFSLTFAAFAGLIGVLVGLLMSLIFSSPPADA